The following coding sequences lie in one Lolium perenne isolate Kyuss_39 chromosome 2, Kyuss_2.0, whole genome shotgun sequence genomic window:
- the LOC139835795 gene encoding uncharacterized protein: MILVKLVVGDLVLNVISAYAPQVGHNESTKREFCEGLEDLVRRVPIGEKLFIGGDLNGHVGTSNNGFERVHGGFGYGIRNQEGEDVLSFTLAYDMVVANTLFRKRESHLVTFSSGLHSSQIDFVLSRREDRRACIDCKVIPGESVVPQHKLVVADFRFRIRVQRGKRAKVARTKWWKLKGEASQAFRERVIKEGPWEEGGDANMMWTSMATCLRKVAVEEFGVTKGSRREAKDTWWWNDEVQKVIREKKDCFRCLYLEMSAANMEKYKVAKKAAKRAVSEARGRAYEDLYQRLNTKEGERDIYKMAKFRERKTRDVDEVKCIKDGDDQLLVKDEAIKRRWREYFDNLYNGEAESSTIELDDSFDDTSMCFVRRIQESEVKEALRRMKGGNAMGPDG, encoded by the exons ATGATCCTTGTCAAGCTGGTTGTTGGGGACTTAGTCCTCAATGTTATCAGCGCGTATGCCCCACAAGTAGGCcacaatgagagcaccaagagggAGTTCTGTGAAGGCCTGGAGGACTTGGTTAGGAGGGTACCTATTGGTGAGAAGCTCTTCATAGGAGGAGACCTCAATGGCCATGTGGGTACATCTAACAATGGTTTTGAAAGGGTGCATGGGGGCTTTGGCTATGGCATCAGgaaccaagaaggagaagatgtccTGAGCTTCACTCTAGCCTATGACATGGTCGTAGCTAACACCCTCTTTAGGAAGAGAGAATCCCATCTAGTGACATTCAGTAGTGGTCTACACTCTAGCCAGATTGATTTTGTCCTCTCTAGAAGAGAAGACAGACGCGCCTGCATTGATTGTAAGGTGATTCCTGGAGAGAGTGTTGTCCCTCAACATAAGCTGGTGGTTGCTGACTTTCGCTTTAGGATCCGTGTCCAGCGGGGTAAGCGCGCCAAAGTCGCTAGAACAAAGTGGTGGAAGCTCAAGGGTGAGGCATCCCAGGCTTTCAGGGAGAGGGTTATTAAGGAGGGCCCTTGGGAGGAAGGAGGCGATGCAAACATGATGTGGACGAGTATGGCGACCTGCTTGCGGAAGGTCGCTGTAGAGGAGTTTGGGGTGACTAAGGGAAGTAGAAGGGAAGCTAAGGATACCTGGTGGTGGAACGATGAGGTCCAGAAGGTTATTAGggagaaaaaggactgtttcagaTGCCTATATCTGGAAATGAGTGCAGCTAACATGGAGAAGTACAAGGTGGCGAAGAAGGCTGCAAAGCGGGCGGTGAGTGAAGCAAGGGGTCGGGCGTATGAGGACCTATACCAACGTTTAAACACGAAGGAAGGCGAAAGGGACATCTATAAGATGGCCAAGTTTAGGGAGAGGAAGACGAGGGATGTCGACGAAGTCAAATGCATCAAGGACGGAGATGATCAGCTTCTTGTGAAGGATGAGGCGATCAAGCGTAGATGGCGGGAGTACTTTGACAACCTTTACAATGGAGAGGCTGAGAGCTCTACCATTGAGCTAGACGACTCCTTTGATGATACCAGCATGTGCTTTGTGCGACGTATCCAGGAGTCTGAGGTTAAGGAGGCCTTAAGGAGGATGAAAGGCGGCAATGCGATGGGTcctgatg gttag